One genomic segment of Paenibacillus durus includes these proteins:
- a CDS encoding NAD(P)-dependent oxidoreductase, producing the protein MNILILGATGRVGSQIVTYALHDRHHVTVLARTPEKIQINNKNLSILQGNVLNKDDIVRAMHGIDVVISALNTDGTTTLTESMPLIIEAMENEGIQRIITIGTAGILQSRTTPNLLRYQSSESKRKSVRAAKEHHKVYDMLKQSTLEWTIVCPTYLPDGESIGKYRVDRNFLPEGGVEISVPDTAEFTFSQIKSSDYIKSRVGIAY; encoded by the coding sequence ATGAATATTTTAATTTTAGGTGCAACTGGACGAGTTGGAAGTCAAATAGTTACTTATGCCCTTCATGACAGACATCATGTTACTGTATTAGCTCGCACTCCAGAAAAGATTCAAATAAATAATAAAAATTTATCTATTCTTCAAGGTAATGTTTTAAATAAAGATGATATCGTACGTGCAATGCATGGGATCGATGTAGTTATTAGTGCACTAAATACTGATGGGACAACCACTCTAACAGAAAGTATGCCACTAATTATCGAAGCAATGGAAAACGAAGGTATACAACGAATTATAACTATAGGGACTGCAGGTATCCTGCAAAGTAGAACCACCCCAAATTTACTGCGTTATCAGTCAAGTGAATCAAAGCGCAAATCAGTCCGTGCAGCGAAAGAACATCATAAAGTTTACGATATGCTTAAACAATCAACACTAGAATGGACTATTGTCTGTCCTACGTATTTGCCTGATGGAGAAAGTATAGGTAAATATCGTGTAGACCGTAATTTTTTGCCTGAGGGTGGAGTTGAAATATCCGTGCCGGATACAGCAGAATTTACATTTAGCCAGATAAAATCTAGTGATTATATAAAATCACGTGTAGGTATCGCCTACTAA
- a CDS encoding DUF421 domain-containing protein, giving the protein MQAYIDILFRTIFAILLLLLAAKVLGKQTISNMTFHDFVTGITLGSITANLAFNDKLQWSHVALSLIVITITSILLSVIALKSRKMRSWISGSPTTLIEGGKILEENMRRVRYTMDSLDQALRGKGIFNIEEVNYAVLEDNGTVSVLKKDEYQYVTKKDMKLRPNAQAFPVELIMDGVLIEKNLENNGLTKKWLENELRRRGKRISDVFYAVKGTQQQLVFDFYKDGIQKPIDKE; this is encoded by the coding sequence ATGCAAGCCTACATAGATATTCTATTTCGCACCATTTTTGCTATTTTGCTGCTTTTATTGGCAGCCAAAGTACTCGGTAAACAGACGATTTCAAATATGACGTTTCATGATTTTGTGACTGGGATTACACTTGGGTCCATTACGGCTAACTTGGCGTTCAATGATAAGCTGCAATGGTCACATGTGGCATTGTCGCTTATTGTCATTACCATTACATCCATTCTTTTATCCGTCATTGCCTTGAAGAGCCGCAAAATGAGAAGCTGGATATCCGGTTCTCCAACCACGCTGATTGAAGGCGGGAAAATTCTTGAAGAGAACATGAGACGTGTAAGATATACGATGGATTCATTGGATCAAGCATTGAGGGGAAAAGGAATTTTTAACATAGAGGAAGTAAATTATGCGGTTCTTGAGGATAACGGAACGGTGTCGGTATTAAAGAAAGACGAGTATCAATATGTAACCAAAAAGGATATGAAGCTTCGCCCGAACGCTCAAGCTTTTCCGGTTGAACTGATCATGGATGGAGTGCTTATAGAAAAAAACCTGGAGAATAACGGACTGACCAAGAAGTGGTTGGAAAACGAACTCCGGCGCAGGGGAAAACGGATATCCGACGTGTTCTATGCCGTAAAAGGAACGCAGCAGCAGCTCGTTTTTGATTTTTATAAAGACGGCATCCAAAAACCCATTGATAAAGAATGA